One genomic region from Clostridium saccharobutylicum DSM 13864 encodes:
- the rfbA gene encoding glucose-1-phosphate thymidylyltransferase RfbA, producing MKGIILAGGSGTRLYPVTKAMSKQMVPIYDKPMIYYPMSVLMLAAIKDILIISTPRDIVGFKELFNNGQSLGLNIKYAVQEKPNGLAEAFIIGEEFIGNDNVAMVLGDNIFYGQSFTEHLRKAAALENGAYVFGYYVQNPKAFGVVEFDDNGKVISLEEKPEKPKSKYAVPGLYFYDNSVVEKAKQLKPSTRGELEITDLNKAYMEEGTLMVQLLGRGMAWLDTGTHTSMLQASNFVETIEKTQGTYIACLEEIAYRQGWINADKVIKLAKPLMKTYYGKYLLDIVQEIEIQKAKSEIAAADK from the coding sequence ATGAAAGGAATTATATTAGCAGGAGGTTCTGGAACAAGACTTTATCCAGTAACAAAAGCAATGTCAAAACAAATGGTGCCAATTTATGATAAACCAATGATATATTATCCAATGTCTGTTTTAATGTTAGCTGCAATCAAAGATATATTAATAATATCTACGCCAAGAGATATTGTTGGTTTTAAAGAGCTGTTTAATAATGGACAAAGCTTAGGATTAAATATTAAATATGCAGTTCAAGAAAAACCTAATGGTCTTGCTGAAGCATTTATTATTGGAGAAGAATTTATTGGAAATGATAATGTAGCTATGGTGCTTGGTGACAATATTTTTTATGGACAAAGTTTTACAGAACACTTAAGAAAAGCTGCTGCCTTAGAAAATGGTGCATATGTATTTGGCTATTATGTTCAAAATCCTAAGGCTTTTGGTGTGGTGGAATTTGATGATAATGGTAAGGTGATTTCATTGGAAGAAAAACCTGAAAAACCAAAATCCAAATATGCAGTTCCTGGTCTTTATTTTTATGATAATTCAGTAGTTGAAAAAGCTAAACAATTAAAGCCTTCAACAAGAGGCGAATTAGAAATAACAGATTTGAATAAAGCTTATATGGAAGAAGGAACATTAATGGTTCAATTATTAGGCAGAGGAATGGCATGGCTTGATACTGGGACTCATACATCTATGCTTCAAGCATCTAATTTTGTTGAAACTATCGAAAAGACACAAGGTACTTATATAGCTTGCCTTGAGGAAATTGCATATAGGCAAGGATGGATAAATGCTGATAAAGTTATTAAACTCGCTAAACCATTAATGAAAACATATTATGGAAAGTATTTATTAGATATAGTACAAGAAATTGAGATTCAAAAAGCAAAATCTGAAATTGCGGCAGCAGATAAATAA
- the rfbD gene encoding dTDP-4-dehydrorhamnose reductase has translation MKILITGSKGQLGNELQGIIKSGVAEIGKVSDFIKESEVISLDIDKLDITDLGQVVNKITDLKPDVVINCAAATNVDWCESNENFAFKVNSLGPRNLAIACEKISAKLVHISTDYVFSGEGDKPLKEYDLTAPCSVYGKTKLLGENYVRKFSTKYFIVRTAWLYGYVGSNFVYTMRKLAKERNIITVVNDQKGNPTNANDLAYHILKLIPTEEFGLYHCTGKGECTWYDFANMIIRLSQEECEVKPCISEEYKTKARRPKHSSLDNMMFRNTVGDEMRGWQEALKSFIYKLDK, from the coding sequence ATGAAGATATTAATTACAGGATCAAAGGGACAATTAGGAAATGAGCTTCAAGGTATAATAAAAAGTGGAGTAGCTGAAATTGGTAAAGTATCAGATTTTATAAAAGAATCCGAGGTTATATCATTGGATATAGATAAATTAGATATAACTGATTTAGGACAAGTTGTTAATAAAATAACTGATTTAAAGCCAGATGTAGTTATTAATTGTGCAGCAGCTACAAATGTTGACTGGTGTGAAAGTAATGAAAACTTTGCATTTAAAGTTAATTCACTTGGACCTAGAAATTTAGCGATAGCATGTGAAAAAATAAGTGCTAAATTAGTTCATATATCAACTGATTATGTATTTAGTGGAGAAGGAGATAAACCACTAAAGGAATATGATTTAACAGCTCCATGTAGTGTTTATGGAAAAACTAAGCTTTTAGGTGAAAATTATGTAAGGAAGTTTTCTACAAAGTACTTTATTGTGAGAACAGCTTGGCTTTATGGATATGTAGGAAGTAACTTTGTATATACTATGAGAAAGCTTGCCAAAGAAAGAAATATAATAACTGTTGTTAATGATCAAAAGGGAAATCCTACTAATGCTAATGATTTAGCTTATCATATATTAAAGCTTATACCAACAGAAGAATTTGGATTATATCATTGCACAGGTAAAGGAGAATGTACATGGTATGATTTCGCTAATATGATAATTAGATTGTCACAAGAAGAATGTGAAGTTAAACCGTGTATATCAGAAGAATATAAAACTAAAGCAAGAAGACCAAAACATTCATCACTTGACAATATGATGTTTAGAAATACGGTTGGTGATGAAATGAGAGGATGGCAAGAGGCATTAAAATCATTTATATATAAATTAGATAAATAA
- a CDS encoding Coenzyme F420 hydrogenase/dehydrogenase, beta subunit C-terminal domain, producing the protein MICNKDKCTGCYACYNACPKECIMMQEDDNGHIYPKVRKENCINCRLCYSVCQSLSNVKFNEPKKAYACWALNNLERETSTSGGAASVFSRNVLKKNNGIVFGAAVINKDVQHIRVEDQGDLVKLKGSKYVQSKIGNTYKQAKMDLDNNKEVLFIGTPCQIAGLKKYLKKVYSNLLTIDIICHGVPSYKMLSDYIKSNGDVNFDNIIFRDKDGFNFKLLDNNKVVFSETMKESLYYRGFMEALFYRENCYECKYATRKRVSDITIGDFWGIGEENEFLKSTKGGVSVLLPCTEKGLDFIYKCQDDMFLEERSIDEAIKGNDQLRHSSIKNKNYNKFKELYNIGGFNYAALKCMRKEIFLGKLKEILYKNEFTHNLARGIKKIVIKNN; encoded by the coding sequence ATGATATGTAATAAAGATAAATGTACAGGCTGTTATGCTTGTTATAATGCTTGTCCTAAAGAATGCATAATGATGCAAGAGGATGATAATGGTCATATATATCCTAAAGTAAGAAAAGAAAATTGTATTAATTGTAGATTATGTTACAGTGTATGTCAATCTTTAAGCAACGTAAAATTTAATGAACCTAAAAAGGCCTATGCATGTTGGGCATTAAACAACTTAGAAAGAGAAACTAGTACATCTGGTGGAGCAGCATCTGTTTTTTCAAGAAATGTTTTAAAAAAAAATAATGGAATTGTATTTGGAGCAGCAGTAATAAATAAAGATGTTCAGCATATACGAGTAGAAGATCAAGGCGATTTGGTCAAACTTAAGGGATCTAAGTATGTTCAAAGTAAAATAGGTAATACTTATAAACAGGCTAAAATGGATTTAGATAATAATAAAGAAGTATTGTTTATAGGAACACCTTGCCAAATAGCAGGGCTGAAAAAATACTTAAAAAAGGTGTATAGCAATTTGTTGACAATAGATATTATTTGTCATGGAGTTCCATCATATAAGATGTTATCAGATTATATAAAATCTAATGGGGATGTTAATTTTGATAATATTATCTTCAGAGATAAAGATGGATTCAATTTTAAACTTTTAGATAATAATAAAGTTGTATTTAGTGAAACAATGAAAGAAAGTTTATATTATAGGGGATTTATGGAAGCATTATTTTATAGAGAAAATTGTTATGAATGCAAATATGCAACTAGAAAAAGAGTTTCAGATATAACAATAGGAGATTTTTGGGGTATAGGAGAAGAAAATGAATTTTTAAAATCTACAAAGGGAGGAGTTTCTGTATTATTACCATGTACAGAAAAAGGATTAGATTTTATTTATAAATGTCAAGATGATATGTTTTTAGAAGAACGAAGTATAGATGAAGCAATTAAAGGAAATGATCAATTAAGGCATTCATCAATAAAGAATAAAAATTATAATAAATTTAAAGAATTATATAATATAGGAGGATTTAATTATGCGGCTTTAAAATGTATGAGGAAAGAAATATTTTTAGGGAAATTAAAAGAAATTTTATATAAAAATGAATTTACCCACAACTTAGCAAGAGGGATTAAGAAGATAGTAATCAAAAATAATTAA
- a CDS encoding O-antigen ligase family protein: MNYKINTKFKFSLEILLLIALADCCFYFVDYQEKLFGVASGYDISMIIFFLYFIWNFVRYGTSLFKNKKYKLIILFIPILAVISSISAFINYNQGIVSGLLTHRYWIVISFLYFPISTKLQKGKLKIEEIKNAILVVASIELLLVWLQYFFADKFFFLKVIHNYRYGSIRLYIDYSYIIMSMYICFDEILKGKKKIKNIILVVITILYVIFINKSRMLFAAIIATLSLNGLLGKGKLRYRIIFGAILLTSFSYIMNTQLMQEFINAVVEKGNDPTYEIRLLSQSFYLEGFYKSPVFGYGFPNTSDISAYYSAGIGSGYLVADNGIYGYLFSYGLIGICWFLSLFSIFLKNGFLYYYRNRSSWILLMTAYLIITIATNCTWFFNYYSFYVVLILIFCEYSNLKKENIVINKK; the protein is encoded by the coding sequence ATGAATTATAAAATTAACACAAAATTTAAATTTTCATTGGAAATATTACTTCTGATTGCTTTGGCAGATTGTTGTTTTTATTTTGTTGATTATCAAGAAAAATTATTTGGAGTAGCATCTGGTTATGATATTTCTATGATTATATTTTTTCTATATTTTATTTGGAATTTTGTTAGGTACGGAACAAGCTTGTTTAAAAATAAAAAGTACAAATTAATTATCCTTTTCATTCCGATATTGGCAGTTATAAGTTCAATTAGTGCATTTATTAATTATAATCAAGGCATAGTTAGTGGATTATTAACACATAGATATTGGATTGTAATTTCTTTTTTATATTTTCCAATATCAACTAAATTGCAAAAGGGTAAGTTGAAAATTGAGGAAATAAAAAATGCAATTTTAGTAGTTGCATCTATAGAATTATTATTAGTTTGGTTACAATATTTTTTTGCAGATAAATTTTTCTTTTTGAAGGTAATTCATAATTATCGTTATGGATCTATAAGATTATATATCGATTATTCATATATTATTATGTCCATGTATATTTGTTTTGATGAAATTTTAAAAGGAAAGAAAAAAATTAAAAATATTATATTAGTAGTAATCACTATTTTATATGTGATATTTATTAATAAAAGTAGAATGCTTTTTGCTGCTATTATTGCAACTTTATCACTAAATGGATTATTAGGTAAAGGAAAATTACGATATAGAATTATTTTTGGAGCGATATTATTAACTTCTTTTTCATATATAATGAACACACAATTGATGCAAGAATTTATAAATGCAGTGGTTGAAAAAGGAAATGATCCTACTTATGAGATTAGATTATTAAGCCAAAGTTTTTATTTAGAGGGATTCTATAAATCGCCAGTATTTGGTTATGGATTTCCAAATACATCTGATATTTCAGCATATTATTCAGCAGGAATTGGAAGCGGTTATCTTGTTGCAGATAATGGAATATATGGATATTTGTTTTCGTATGGTTTAATAGGAATTTGCTGGTTTTTAAGTTTGTTTAGCATATTTTTGAAGAATGGTTTTCTTTATTATTATAGAAATAGAAGTAGCTGGATTCTATTAATGACTGCATACTTAATTATAACAATTGCAACGAATTGCACATGGTTTTTTAATTATTACTCTTTTTATGTTGTTCTTATTTTAATTTTTTGTGAATATTCAAATTTAAAGAAAGAGAATATTGTGATTAATAAAAAATAA
- a CDS encoding polysaccharide pyruvyl transferase family protein, translating into MRYIGNITFHSSHNYGSVLQAYALQNAVKSIIDCKYEIIDFSNKNQRDMYSIFYKNNSLKNICRNIRIILYKYKVVKSRYELFNKFINNNLQLSKNNYVTESELKNNNLKYDTLICGGDQIWNVSVSDFDNAYFLTFSDSAKKIAYAPSCGGENPFKDEKMKKLIIEYLKDFSHISMREEIGKEIFRKFTSKEINLVLDPTLLLEKKEWNNICSQRLIYEDYIFFYSIDYNNDVMKMVNIISKRLKLPVIILYTTSATYKTIFKGFKMCKYQGPSDFLSLIKYSKLVLTNSFHGTAFSIIYRKSFYVLRGTYDGKINNDNRMATILAKFHLYDREININIISHFKIKLDLNYSELEKYIEKERLKSIQFLKNSIYD; encoded by the coding sequence ATGAGATATATAGGAAATATTACATTTCATTCATCGCATAATTACGGGTCAGTTCTTCAGGCTTATGCATTACAAAATGCAGTTAAAAGTATTATAGATTGTAAGTATGAGATTATAGATTTTTCTAATAAAAATCAGAGAGACATGTATTCAATTTTTTATAAAAATAATTCATTAAAGAATATCTGTAGAAATATAAGGATTATTCTATATAAATATAAAGTAGTAAAATCCAGATATGAATTGTTCAATAAGTTTATTAATAATAATCTTCAGCTTAGTAAAAATAATTATGTTACTGAAAGTGAGTTAAAAAACAATAATTTAAAGTATGATACGTTAATATGTGGAGGTGATCAGATTTGGAATGTATCAGTAAGTGATTTTGATAATGCATATTTTTTAACCTTTAGCGATAGTGCGAAAAAAATTGCATATGCTCCAAGTTGTGGAGGTGAAAATCCTTTTAAAGATGAAAAAATGAAAAAATTAATAATAGAATACTTAAAAGATTTTTCTCACATATCTATGCGTGAAGAAATAGGAAAGGAAATTTTTCGAAAGTTTACATCTAAAGAAATTAATTTGGTCTTAGATCCAACATTATTATTAGAGAAAAAGGAATGGAACAATATATGTTCTCAAAGATTAATATATGAAGACTATATATTTTTTTATTCTATAGATTACAATAATGATGTTATGAAGATGGTAAATATAATTTCAAAAAGACTAAAATTACCTGTAATAATTTTGTATACAACATCTGCAACTTATAAAACAATATTTAAGGGATTTAAAATGTGTAAATATCAAGGACCAAGTGATTTTTTAAGCTTAATAAAATATTCAAAATTAGTTCTTACAAACTCATTTCATGGAACTGCATTTTCAATTATATATAGAAAGTCATTTTATGTGTTGAGAGGAACATATGATGGAAAAATAAACAATGATAACAGAATGGCAACTATATTAGCAAAATTTCATTTATATGATAGAGAAATTAATATTAATATAATTAGTCATTTTAAAATAAAGTTAGATTTAAATTATTCAGAATTAGAAAAATATATAGAAAAAGAACGTTTAAAATCTATACAATTCTTAAAAAATTCAATATATGATTAA
- a CDS encoding glycosyltransferase has product MENNLVIIILNYKNYNETIDCVHNILKFNIGNKIVIVDNSSPNNSYSILKEHFSLIKNVFVVLNKYNYGYASGNNFGVRYALNNFNDVRYICIMNPDIRITYRQIFSNLIDKLNENKNLALIAPIIISCDFLDFRNVGWLIPKTWQLFCLQSAFRKNNKWSPKYKIDKNGLMNIDVVPGSMFIIKADVFNNVDLFDEGTFLYFEETILAIKLKRQNYKEAISIGEYCYHMHEIGERPTLKQNILLYKRNSDSLIYMVKKYYNKNLVILLKLEYLINILIIIIKYPIGTMTKYNRWLKINCNKALSTRKF; this is encoded by the coding sequence ATGGAAAACAATTTAGTTATAATCATATTAAATTATAAGAATTACAATGAAACTATAGATTGTGTCCATAATATATTGAAATTTAATATAGGAAACAAAATAGTTATTGTTGATAATTCATCTCCTAATAATTCGTATTCAATATTAAAAGAACATTTTTCTTTAATTAAGAATGTGTTTGTAGTATTAAATAAATACAATTATGGATATGCATCAGGAAATAATTTTGGAGTTCGTTATGCATTAAATAATTTTAATGATGTTAGATATATATGTATTATGAATCCTGACATTCGTATAACATATAGACAAATATTTTCAAACCTAATTGATAAGTTAAATGAAAATAAGAATTTAGCGTTAATTGCTCCAATAATTATTTCATGTGATTTTTTAGATTTTAGAAATGTGGGATGGCTAATTCCAAAAACATGGCAACTTTTTTGTTTACAATCTGCTTTTAGAAAAAATAATAAATGGAGTCCTAAGTATAAAATTGATAAAAATGGATTGATGAATATAGATGTTGTTCCAGGTTCAATGTTTATTATTAAAGCAGATGTGTTTAATAATGTAGATTTGTTTGATGAGGGTACTTTTTTGTATTTTGAAGAAACAATATTAGCTATAAAATTGAAGAGACAGAATTATAAAGAAGCAATTTCAATTGGAGAATATTGCTATCATATGCATGAAATCGGAGAAAGACCAACATTAAAGCAAAACATTTTGCTCTATAAGAGAAATTCCGACTCCTTAATTTATATGGTAAAAAAATATTACAATAAGAATCTAGTCATTCTTTTGAAACTTGAATATTTAATCAATATATTAATCATTATCATTAAATATCCAATAGGTACTATGACAAAATATAATAGATGGTTAAAAATTAATTGTAATAAAGCATTGAGTACTAGAAAGTTCTAA
- a CDS encoding glycosyltransferase family 4 protein encodes MEILYVCSWDKCREKTWSGTTYSLYKTLEAKIPVQNIDVTLNRKDKMFIKLQRFTDIKFKNEKVKIIHEFSSLKTKIYQKKVNRLIKNDKKSVVLQIGDYGLCDNKTYVYQDLSLDSLFYFKEKYNGLFQYSGFQNYLEDDMSRRRENQFKFYNNIHGIFTMGKWLANNLVEYSKIPKEKVHWVGGGINLNIKKVKPFPKSKNKILFVGRDFFRKGGDLVYKAFKVLKRYLPNVELYVAGPKEWPLKDKDDNLRFLGEINSDELSDYFNLCDIFCMPSRFEAYGLVFIEALVYGLPCIGRNNFEMKEFIKEGYNGYLIENDDIEQLAIKMYQLLNNDDIKSNVVTNRNKYIKEYSWDTVADRIINIINKA; translated from the coding sequence GTGGAAATTTTATATGTATGCTCTTGGGATAAATGTAGAGAGAAAACATGGTCTGGAACTACGTATTCATTATATAAAACATTAGAAGCAAAGATCCCAGTTCAAAATATAGATGTAACATTGAATAGAAAAGATAAGATGTTTATAAAGTTACAAAGATTTACAGATATAAAATTTAAGAATGAAAAAGTAAAAATAATTCACGAATTTTCATCACTAAAAACGAAAATTTATCAAAAAAAGGTTAATAGATTAATAAAAAATGATAAAAAATCAGTAGTATTACAAATTGGAGATTATGGATTATGTGACAATAAAACTTATGTATATCAGGATCTTAGTTTAGATTCATTATTTTATTTTAAGGAAAAATATAATGGACTTTTCCAATATAGCGGATTTCAAAATTACTTAGAAGATGATATGAGTAGAAGAAGAGAGAATCAATTCAAATTTTATAATAATATTCACGGGATTTTTACTATGGGAAAATGGCTAGCAAATAATTTGGTTGAATATTCTAAAATTCCAAAAGAGAAAGTTCATTGGGTGGGAGGTGGGATTAATTTAAATATAAAAAAAGTAAAGCCTTTTCCTAAGTCAAAAAACAAAATTTTATTTGTAGGAAGAGATTTTTTTAGAAAAGGTGGAGATTTAGTATATAAAGCTTTTAAAGTATTAAAGAGGTATTTGCCTAATGTAGAATTATATGTTGCGGGACCTAAAGAATGGCCATTAAAAGATAAAGATGATAATTTAAGATTTTTAGGTGAGATTAATTCAGATGAATTAAGTGATTATTTTAATTTGTGTGATATATTCTGTATGCCTTCGAGATTTGAAGCATATGGATTAGTATTTATTGAAGCATTGGTATATGGATTGCCTTGCATAGGAAGAAATAATTTTGAGATGAAAGAATTTATAAAAGAAGGGTATAATGGTTATTTGATTGAAAATGATGATATTGAACAATTGGCGATAAAAATGTATCAATTGTTAAACAATGATGATATTAAAAGTAATGTTGTTACAAATAGGAATAAATATATTAAAGAATACTCATGGGATACTGTGGCAGATAGAATTATTAATATTATAAATAAGGCATGA
- a CDS encoding lipopolysaccharide biosynthesis protein, producing MGSKKSLIKNTVIIAIGKCSTQAISFCLLPLYTSILTEAAYGTFDFINTVVLFIVPFITLLMEEAMFRFLIDAESESEKKHIISQSVIFILINIIISSFVLYVILSLVKYEFKFYLIFFLITTILTSLTETLARGLSKIKFYSILGFFSGALIVTLNLIFIVYLQMGLIGLLTSYIVANVIISVLGLCKLKVWKYLSLKEVDFFKIKEMIKYSFPLVPNSISWVIINLSDRLVITTAIGAESNGIYAVANKFPNLINIFYGFFYTAWKEESAKAIKQEDVNAYYNIIYKDLKRFLMAISLCLISVLPLTFHLVINAKFGESFNYIPLLIVSMFFANISGFYGGIFSANKETKIMGISTVYAALINIVLNIIFIKLLGIYAAVLSTLISNLLTYIYRYVKLKKFILMEKDINFYITSFLILSVNMFCYYSNIYFLYLIGFIISFIYSVYINRNILKGIYNKLKTYRGELI from the coding sequence ATGGGAAGCAAAAAAAGTCTTATTAAAAACACAGTAATTATAGCTATTGGAAAATGCAGTACACAAGCAATATCATTTTGTCTACTACCATTATATACATCTATATTAACAGAAGCTGCATACGGAACTTTTGATTTTATTAATACTGTTGTATTATTTATTGTTCCATTTATAACTCTATTAATGGAAGAAGCTATGTTTAGATTTTTAATTGATGCAGAAAGTGAAAGTGAAAAAAAGCATATAATTAGTCAATCGGTTATATTTATTTTAATTAATATTATAATATCTAGTTTTGTATTATATGTAATATTGAGCTTAGTTAAATATGAATTTAAATTCTATCTTATATTTTTCTTGATTACAACTATTTTAACTAGCTTAACTGAAACTTTAGCAAGAGGATTATCTAAAATTAAATTTTATTCAATACTTGGATTTTTCTCTGGTGCGCTAATAGTTACATTGAATTTAATATTTATAGTATATTTACAAATGGGATTAATTGGACTATTAACGTCATATATAGTAGCTAATGTAATAATTTCAGTTTTAGGGTTATGTAAACTTAAGGTGTGGAAATACTTATCATTAAAGGAAGTGGATTTTTTTAAAATAAAAGAAATGATAAAATACTCATTTCCATTAGTACCGAATAGTATTTCATGGGTAATAATAAATTTATCAGATAGGTTAGTCATAACTACTGCAATTGGAGCTGAAAGCAATGGAATATATGCTGTTGCAAACAAATTTCCTAATTTAATAAATATATTTTATGGTTTCTTTTATACAGCTTGGAAAGAAGAATCGGCTAAAGCTATAAAGCAAGAAGATGTTAATGCATATTATAATATTATCTATAAAGATTTAAAAAGATTTTTAATGGCAATTTCATTATGTTTAATATCTGTGCTACCTTTAACTTTTCATTTGGTGATAAATGCTAAATTTGGAGAATCTTTTAATTATATACCATTATTGATAGTTAGTATGTTTTTTGCTAATATTTCTGGATTTTATGGTGGAATATTTTCAGCTAATAAAGAAACAAAAATAATGGGAATAAGCACTGTATATGCTGCATTAATAAATATAGTTCTTAATATCATTTTTATAAAGCTATTAGGCATATATGCTGCTGTTTTATCTACATTGATATCTAATTTATTGACATATATATATAGATATGTAAAATTGAAAAAGTTTATTTTAATGGAAAAGGATATAAATTTTTATATCACTTCATTTTTAATATTAAGTGTAAATATGTTTTGTTATTATTCCAACATATATTTTCTTTATTTAATAGGATTTATAATATCTTTTATTTATAGCGTTTATATAAATAGAAATATTTTGAAAGGAATATATAATAAACTAAAGACATATAGGGGAGAATTAATATGA
- the rfbC gene encoding dTDP-4-dehydrorhamnose 3,5-epimerase: MENFKFNKTQINGLYIIEPKVFNDTRGYFMEAYNKEHFKKAGLNMNFVQDNESRSSKGVLRGLHFQKKHSQGKLVRVIKGKVFDVAVDLRVASESYGKYESVILSEENKKQFYIPEGFAHGFLVLSDEAIFNYKCTDFYYPKYESGVKWNDADINVEWPLDQIKNIILSEKDKKHPNLKELDLSEFPQFNVCEREGNQ; the protein is encoded by the coding sequence ATGGAAAATTTTAAATTTAATAAAACTCAAATAAATGGACTGTATATAATAGAACCTAAAGTTTTTAATGATACAAGAGGGTATTTTATGGAAGCTTATAATAAGGAACATTTTAAAAAAGCTGGACTCAATATGAACTTTGTTCAGGACAATGAATCAAGATCAAGTAAAGGGGTGCTTAGAGGTTTACATTTTCAAAAAAAACATAGTCAAGGAAAGCTTGTTAGAGTAATAAAAGGAAAAGTTTTTGATGTAGCAGTAGATTTAAGAGTTGCTTCTGAAAGTTACGGAAAATACGAAAGTGTCATTTTAAGTGAAGAAAATAAAAAGCAATTTTATATTCCAGAAGGCTTTGCACATGGTTTTTTAGTGCTTTCAGATGAGGCTATATTTAACTATAAATGTACAGATTTTTATTATCCTAAATATGAGAGTGGAGTCAAGTGGAACGATGCAGATATTAATGTAGAATGGCCATTAGACCAGATAAAAAATATAATTTTATCTGAAAAAGATAAAAAGCATCCCAATTTAAAAGAATTAGATTTAAGTGAATTTCCTCAATTTAATGTATGTGAAAGAGAGGGAAATCAGTAA